A genomic segment from Osmerus mordax isolate fOsmMor3 chromosome 5, fOsmMor3.pri, whole genome shotgun sequence encodes:
- the cnrip1b gene encoding CB1 cannabinoid receptor-interacting protein 1b, with protein MGEVPQTVKIGISMKMQPNNSAVFFKSDGARFGQTRTIKLLTGSKYKIEVVVKPGAATASTMSVGGITFPLEQQSKDPQSVVYSGVYDTEGVTHTKSGERQPVQINMQFTDIGLFETVWQVKYYNYNKRDHCQWGNSFNCIEYECKPNETRTLMWVNKELFV; from the exons ATGGGCGAAGTTCCACAAACGGTTAAAATCGGGATTTCGATGAAGATGCAACCTAATAATAgtgcagtttttttcaaatcagACGGCGCGAGGTTTGGGCAAACCAGGACGATAAAACTATTAACGGGATCAAAATACAAGATTGAAGTGGTTGTCAAACCCGGAGCGGCAACCGCGTC TACCATGAGTGTGGGCGGGATAACCTTTCCCCTGGAGCAACAGTCTAAAGACCCACAATCAGTGGTGTACAGTGGGGTGTACGACACTGAGGGAGTTACTCACACcaagagtggagagagacaacCTGTCCAAATCAACATGCAG TTCACAGACATAGGACTTTTTGAGACCGTATGGCAAGTCAAGTATTATAACTATAACAAGAGAGACCACTGCCAGTGGGGCAACAGCTTCAACTGCATTGAGTATGAGTGCAAGCCCAATGAGACACGCACCCTCATGTGGGTCAACAAGGAACTGTTTGTGTAA